In Rattus norvegicus strain BN/NHsdMcwi chromosome 1, GRCr8, whole genome shotgun sequence, a genomic segment contains:
- the Or10v1 gene encoding olfactory receptor Olr319, with translation METINKTAKINFFFRPFSSDPGVQMVIFVTFLVMYLTSLSGNATIAVIVHINHALHTPMYFFLANLAVLEIFYTSSIAPLALANLLSMGKTPVSITGCGTQMFFFVFLGGADCVLLAVMAYDRFVAICYPLRYTLIMSWSLCVEMMVGSLVLGCLLSLPLTILIFHLPFCHNNEIYHFYCDMPAVIRLACGDTHVHRTALYIISFIVLSIPLTLISISYVFIITAILRIRSAEGRHRAFSTCSSHIVVVLLQYGCTSFIYLSPSSSYSPEMGRMVSVVYTFITPILNPLIYSMRNKELKDALRKALKKF, from the coding sequence atggaaacaataaataaaactgcCAAGATAAATTTCTTCTTTCGCCCATTCTCATCTGACCCTGGGGTGCAGATGGTGATTTTTGTGACCTTCTTAGTGATGTACCTGACCAGCCTCAGCGGTAATGCTACAATTGCTGTGATTGTCCACATTAACCATGCACTGCACACTCCCATGTACTTTTTTCTAGCTAACTTGGCAGTTCTGGAAATCTTCTATACATCATCCATTGCACCACTGGCCTTGGCAAACCTTCTTTCTATGGGTAAAACCCCTGTTTCCATCACTGGTTGTGGTACCcagatgtttttctttgttttcttgggtGGGGCTGACTGTGTCCTGCTTGCAGTCATGGCTTACGACCGGTTTGTTGCAATCTGCTACCCTCTGAGATACACACTCATCATGAGCTGGTCCTTGTGTGTAGAGATGATGGTGGGGTCCCTGGTGCTGGGATGCCTGCTGTCACTGCCCCTAACTATTTTAATCTTCCATCTGCCATTCTGTCACAACAATGAGATCTACCACTTCTACTGTGACATGCCTGCAGTCATACGCCTGGCTTGTGGAGACACGCACGTTCATAGGACAGCCCTGTACATCATCAGCTTCATTGTCCTAAGCATCCCCCTAACTCTGATTTCTATCTCCTATGTCTTCATCATCACGGCCATTTTACGGATCCGGTCTGCTGAAGGGCGCCATCGAGCCTTCTCTACCTGCTCCTCTCACATTGTAGTGGTCCTCCTACAATATGGCTGCAccagttttatatatttatccCCCAGTTCCAGCTACTCTCCTGAGATGGGCAGAATGGTGTCTGTGGTCTACACTTTCATCACCCCCATCTTAAACCCTTTGATCTATAGTATGAGGAACAAGGAACTAAAAGATGCTCTGAGGAAGGCATTGAAAAAGTTCTAG